One genomic segment of Borrelia coriaceae includes these proteins:
- a CDS encoding DedA family protein — translation MHIILEFIDLNIAYSPIVFFGLLILAGINIPISEDAIVIMGGILSSRKNEYTFLIFLGIFWGAYIGDIISFHIGKFLANKLLKQKKQTNKLIDKMNYYYKRYGSLTLLIGRFIPFGFRNAIFISAGMGNMRTSNFLIIDFFAAIISITTYFVLSFKIGESFKLIFPKIRIILFITLITITIIMLISYIIKKKRIQKVDKLFE, via the coding sequence ATGCATATAATACTAGAATTTATAGATCTCAATATAGCTTATTCGCCAATTGTATTTTTTGGGCTACTTATTCTTGCAGGAATTAACATTCCAATTTCTGAAGATGCAATAGTTATAATGGGAGGCATACTTTCTAGTCGTAAAAACGAATATACATTTTTAATATTCCTAGGAATTTTTTGGGGGGCCTACATTGGCGATATAATTTCATTTCATATAGGCAAATTTTTAGCTAACAAATTATTGAAACAAAAAAAACAAACAAATAAACTGATAGATAAAATGAATTATTACTACAAACGCTATGGAAGTTTAACTTTACTAATTGGAAGATTTATTCCATTTGGATTTAGAAATGCAATATTTATATCAGCAGGAATGGGAAATATGCGCACTAGTAATTTTCTTATAATTGACTTTTTTGCAGCCATAATATCAATTACAACTTACTTTGTATTAAGCTTTAAGATAGGTGAATCGTTTAAACTAATATTTCCTAAGATAAGAATTATATTATTCATAACACTTATTACAATAACAATAATAATGTTAATAAGTTACATTATAAAAAAGAAAAGAATCCAAAAAGTTGACAAACTTTTTGAATAG